Proteins found in one Pocillopora verrucosa isolate sample1 chromosome 12, ASM3666991v2, whole genome shotgun sequence genomic segment:
- the LOC131778025 gene encoding uncharacterized protein, whose translation MRAEQILPQMSLLVLLLMFDNEGHSRLAEGKTLQKFAHDKKGSPPTFIKSLKSKTIREGKGLSLTCSVTGKPKPRIKWKKDGRTILTDDRITIRNMHKLRIKNAGPQDSGIYHCFAKNRHGQSNSEKAKVTVLSDWTCKPYNGTICSRYISKDTKVFVQQLRPQRESEKKIIHAASVLTGYMSTQCKDSLLRALCYNLFAPCQGGKHRRSPRRLCKDDCEVIQGRACSKEIKLLNERLGGNADEIIPNCSSLPFQSTVEAKNCLPIRNKMQTCETSKDPFQANIKPLKRTFSICSKRFSRIDKIYNKEVLSLVKNVKAELHNGNMALESQSMELSTYCLSASLPLSKLVHDWTAYFRTPLLPNLPRPYNLTVLGLEISMVNSSVGSIWVPLGYAAIYTVHRKITLRNVTFFYRHQSGHGSFIAKGKYKICDTVFDTTVESLPDGNVKLSGNSETPIDVSTIENAFVSASPSSMLVKAIEKVNLFVLRLMRPSMEAYINKDLIVKFSGKSYLYMDTSTKAVPITLEIFGGKWGREDVLLAGITSSRITMNEALHLFTSLSLPYLDMHASNESRVGIVLSAQALDLSQSPYEIFKEAPLAHAFADTVPDGLSLVTSGAIPVQTHKDNQVCQLFQTIFGRGSELTLKASTNWASISLDWHFINLAAGALSPFDRVEMKMKINDTRLLKIESLGHINIPLSGILYKKGQRLDSWDISGQLTYSGLKANLEANFKTRSAWRKAFGMEYLTMKNLQLGLSLPIGQSQKSSATGQAELQLGSLCNAARNRKNESIKKSCVTGHLSLGLSDKSADRFFYGSLSPVSLQKLLEVCNINHKLPVALATIGFPEGLKISAAKGAHNLSVLEGPTIKPGFILSGKMSLFGIETTGAVSLLPEEFVIDAKIKSDEDLATMDDITLSSSSTAGSNLNSKLYLTARMDSVPSVKAHLDGFPRLFGIFKDVQMLATRDSLQIHLASDVNKSYKIDVHLITNYSANRNDTQFNAMVVFDNGLSKLTRLASDYVVSMLESEMSRLKSAKSEVQRLRRECNKTIKRECFWCLNHGVCASSFSDAQNTTQKKRGTPRIGSPLDICHQVVMKRCLVNSGYHNVCRFVSANLSKTCAIHRSAARSQKDLEKGLRWVKEADQLMYSELLQLHSISFKTNVTSTNLEKIYLETTLELTIFGQKQRLEGRRMDFNEFMKFSSEIAKYAVDWYQKTQPQSKPKLRHPDNRPRSPTW comes from the exons ATGAGAGCGGAGCAGATTCTTCCTCAAATGAGCCTGTTGGTTCTTCTTTTGATGTTCGACAACGAAGGACATTCAAGATTGGCAGAAGGCAAAACTCTCCAGAAG tttgctcATGACAAAAAAG GATCTCCCCCGACATTTATCAAGTCCCTCAAGAGCAAAACGATCCGAGAAGGCAAAGGTCTGTCCCTTACTTGTAGTGTAACAGGGAAACCCAAGCCTCGTATAAAATGGAAGAAAGATGGCCGGACCATTCTAACCGATGATAGAATTACGATTCGAAACATGCATAAACTGAGGATCAAAAATGCGGGTCCTCAGGATAGTGGTATCTATCATTGTTTCGCCAAGAACCGTCATGGACAGTCTAACAGTGAAAAAGCAAAGGTGACAGTCCTAAG tgattggACATGCAAGCCATACAACGGAACCATTTGCTCAAGATACATCTCCAAGGATACAAAAGTGTTTGTTCAACAACTCAGACCACAGCGTGAATcggaaaagaaaattattcatgCAGCTTCAGTCCTAACAGGCTACATGAGTACTCAATGCAAAGATTCGCTTCTGAGAGCCCTCTGTTACAACCTCTTTGCACCGTGCCAAGGCGGAAAGCATAGGAGATCTCCGAGACGCCTTTGCAAGGACGATTGTGAAGTTATTCAAGGCAGGGCctgttcaaaagaaataaagttgcTTAACGAAAGGCTTGGCGGAAATGCCGATGAAATTATTCCAAACTGTTCCTCGTTGCCGTTTCAGAGCACAGTTGAAGCAAAGAATTGTTTACCGATAC GAAACAAAATGCAAACGTGTGAGACGTCCAAAg ATCCATTTCAAGCAAACATCAAGCCATTAAAAAGGACCTTTTCGATATGCAGTAAAAGATTTAGCCGGATCGATAAAATTTACAACAAAGAGGTACTCAGTCTCGTGAAAAACGTGAAGGCAGAGCTGCACAATGGTAACATGGCGCTAGAATCACAGTCTATGGAGTTATCGACTTATTGTCTTTCTGCCTCTCTCCCTCTGAGCAAACTGGTTCATGATTGGACAGCTTACTTTAGGACGCCACTCCTCCCCAACCTTCCACGACCATACAACTTGACGGTTCTTGGATTGGAAATTTCGATGGTAAATTCAAGTGTTGGCTCCATATGGGTTCCTCTCGGCTACGCAGCAATATACACAGTACACAGGAAGATCACCTTGCGAAACGTGACCTTCTTTTATCGACACCAGTCAGGACATGGATCCTTCATTGCTAAAGGGAAGTACAAAATTTGTGATACTGTTTTTGATACGACTGTCGAATCACTTCCAGATGGTAATGTCAAGCTCAGCGGTAATTCAGAAACACCCATTGATGTAAGCACCATCGAAAATGCCTTCGTGTCCGCAAGTCCGTCTTCGATGTTGGTCAAAGCGATCGAAAAAGTCAACTTATTTGTGCTTCGTTTGATGAGACCTTCCATGGAAGCATACATCAATAAAGATTTGATTGTGAAATTCTCTGGAAAGTCATACTTATACATGGACACTAGCACCAAGGCAGTTCCTATCACTCTGGAAATTTTTGGCGGGAAGTGGGGAAGAGAAGACGTACTTTTGGCGGGAATTACCAGCAGTCGGATCACAATGAACGAAGCATTGCATTTGTTCACAAGCTTATCACTTCCATATTTGGATATGCATGCTTCCAACGAATCAAGA GTTGGAATAGTACTCTCTGCGCAGGCTCTGGACCTTAGTCAAAGTCCATATGAAATATTTAAGGAAGCACCGCTGGCACATGCATTTGCAGACACTGTCCCTGACGGTTTAAGCCTGGTAACCAGTGGAGCAATTCCCGTTCAAACACACAAGGACAACCAAGTGTGTCAGCTTTTCCAG ACTATTTTTGGCCGTGGAAGTGAGCTTACACTGAAGGCATCGACAAACTGGGCTTCCATCAGCCTCGACTGGCATTTTATCAATCTTGCTGCAGGAGCATTGTCACCGTTTGACCGAGTGGAGATGAAAATGAAG ATCAATGACACCAGGTTACTAAAGATAGAGTCTTTGGGACACATAAACATCCCTCTTAGTGGAATTCTTTACAAGAAAGGTCAGCGTTTAGACAGCTGGGATATTAGTGGTCAGCTAACATACAGTGGACTAAAGGCAAACCTTGAAGCAAACTTTAAAACCCGATCTGCTTGGAGAAAAGCCTTTGGAATGGAGTACTTGACCATGAAGAACCTACAGTTAGG ATTATCGTTACCGATTGGCCAGTCACAAAAAAGCAGCGCTACTGGCCAAGCTGAACTTCAGCTGGGTTCTCTGTGCAACGCAGCGCGCAATCGTAAGAACGAATCTATCAAG aaaagttGCGTCACTGGTCATTTGTCCTTGGGATTGTCTGATAAATCTGCTGATCGTTTCTTTTACGGCTCGCTGTCTCCTGTCAGTCTTCAAAAACTGCTTGAAGTGTGTAATATCAATCACAAGCTGCCTGTCGCCCTGGCAACGATAGGATTTCCTGAAGGTCTAAAG aTCTCTGCCGCAAAAGGAGCGCACAACCTTAGCGTTCTTGAAGGACCAACCATAAAACCAGGTTTCATTCTGTCAGGCAAGATGAGTTTATTCGGAATTGAGACCACAGGAGCAGTTTCGCTTTTACCCGAAGAG TTTGTAATTGATGCCAAAATTAAATCAGATGAAGATCTCGCCACTATGGACGACATCACACTATCATCTTCCTCGACTGCGGGTTCCAATCTTAATTCTAAGCTTTATCTGACAGCTCGAATGGATTCAGTTCCATCCgtaaag GCACACCTTGACGGCTTTCCTCGGCTGTTTGGTATATTTAAGGACGTACAGATGCTTGCTACCCGTGATTCTTTGCAAATTCATCTGGCCAGTGACGTCAACAAGTCCTACAAAATCGATGTCCACTTGATAACTAACTACAGCGCGAATCGTAACGACACCCAATTTAATGCCATGGTTGTCTTCGACAATGGTTTGTCCAAG TTGACACGTCTAGCCTCAGATTACGTGGTATCAATGCTTGAATCAGAGATGTCGCGACTAAAATCAGCCAAAAGTGAAGTACAACGCCTTCGAAGAGaatgtaacaaaacaatcaaacgagAATGCTTCTGGTGTTTGAACCATGGAGTCTGTGCAAGTTCCTTCTCAGATGCACAAAATACCACGCAGAAGAAACGAGGCACGCCACGAATCGGTTCACCGCTTGACATTTGTCACCAGGTTGTAATGAAACGTTGCCTAGTCAACTCTGGGTACCACAATGTTTGCAGATTCGTTAGTGCAAACTTGAGCAAAACATGCGCAATTCACCGCAGTGCGGCAAGGTCTCAAAAAGACCTGGAGAAGGGACTGCGCTGGGTCAAGGAAGCCGACCAACTTATGTACAGCGAACTGTTACAGCTCCACTCTATTTCGTTCAAAACGAATGTCACATCAACCAATCTAGAGAAGATTTACTTGGAAACTACCTTAGAACTAACAATATTTGGACAAAAACAAAGACTCGAAGGTCGACGCATGGACTTCAACGAATTCATGAAATTTTCGTCGGAGATTGCCAAGTACGCAGTGGACTGGTACCAAAAGACGCAGCCGCAGTCGAAGCCAAAATTACGTCATCCAGATAACAGGCCAAGGTCTCCGACGTGGTAA